In the genome of Xanthocytophaga agilis, one region contains:
- a CDS encoding MATE family efflux transporter has protein sequence MNLTIYRKELKETIYLGVPIIIGQLGNVLMGVGDTIQVGRLGASPVAASGFANSVFWLISIIGIGSLMVVGPQTATAKAQGNQAECRRILLSGLYLGFFWGIIVAGLFLLVSQHFGLFNQKTDVQALATDYSFYVAFSAIPLMIYAALRQFTDGLSFTRVTMIITLLGTVLDIFLNWVFINGKLGVPAMGLNGAGITTIISRTVMAIGLGIYIVKDEIFKPFISVQSENSLMPLLVKLIRLGLPGGLQLFFEIAAFSSATFFAGWLGTLQQAAHSIALNMASVTYMVAAGLSSAGAIRVGQAVGLRDRHKIIRAGAITVFLVILFMGTACLTFLVLARPLTSLYTDDVALMTVTASLVIIAGFFQLSDGLQVTGLGILRGISDVNIPTYITLVAYWIVGLPMAYVFAFVWKLDIQGVWYGLFLGLTTSALLLLKRFYKLASTTDFEFKSVPQEILHG, from the coding sequence ATGAATTTGACTATTTACCGTAAAGAACTTAAAGAAACTATCTATTTAGGAGTACCCATTATTATAGGACAATTGGGGAATGTGTTAATGGGAGTAGGGGACACCATTCAGGTTGGACGATTGGGAGCTTCTCCGGTCGCTGCTTCAGGGTTTGCTAACTCCGTGTTCTGGCTTATTTCAATTATTGGTATAGGTTCATTAATGGTAGTAGGTCCCCAGACAGCTACTGCAAAAGCTCAGGGCAATCAGGCTGAATGCAGACGTATTTTATTATCCGGATTGTATTTGGGTTTCTTCTGGGGTATTATCGTTGCTGGACTTTTCCTTCTTGTATCACAACATTTTGGTTTGTTCAATCAAAAAACAGATGTACAGGCATTAGCTACAGATTATAGCTTCTATGTGGCTTTTTCTGCGATTCCTTTGATGATATATGCTGCTTTGCGTCAGTTTACAGATGGACTTTCCTTTACACGGGTCACTATGATTATTACCTTATTGGGAACAGTACTGGATATTTTTCTGAACTGGGTGTTTATTAATGGTAAACTGGGAGTACCAGCAATGGGTTTGAATGGTGCTGGGATTACAACCATAATCTCCAGGACCGTTATGGCTATTGGACTTGGGATATATATTGTAAAAGATGAAATTTTTAAACCTTTTATCTCGGTACAGTCAGAAAATTCGTTGATGCCCTTACTGGTCAAACTGATACGTTTAGGATTACCGGGTGGCTTACAGTTATTTTTCGAAATAGCTGCTTTTTCATCTGCTACTTTTTTTGCGGGTTGGTTAGGGACATTACAACAGGCTGCACATAGTATTGCTCTCAATATGGCATCAGTTACTTATATGGTAGCAGCTGGATTATCATCTGCGGGTGCAATCAGAGTAGGGCAGGCTGTTGGACTTCGGGACCGGCATAAAATTATCCGTGCTGGAGCTATTACTGTATTTCTTGTTATTTTATTTATGGGTACAGCCTGTCTGACATTTTTGGTACTGGCTCGCCCCTTAACTTCATTGTATACGGATGACGTGGCATTGATGACAGTCACTGCCTCACTGGTTATCATTGCTGGATTCTTTCAGCTTTCTGATGGACTTCAGGTAACAGGATTAGGTATATTACGTGGAATTTCGGATGTAAATATTCCAACCTATATTACGTTAGTTGCCTACTGGATTGTTGGGTTACCTATGGCATACGTCTTTGCTTTTGTCTGGAAACTGGATATTCAAGGAGTTTGGTATGGCCTTTTTCTGGGATTAACTACCTCTGCTTTGCTTTTACTCAAACGTTTTTACAAACTGGCATCCACAACAGATTTTGAGTTTAAATCTGTGCCTCAGGAGATACTACATGGATAG
- a CDS encoding DUF6728 family protein — MSRLKHLLDLSPVVSYWFRKKDPNNRPNFNLRMMHGINKISMVMFLLGLIFMIVKKFL, encoded by the coding sequence ATGAGTCGTTTAAAACATTTGCTGGATCTAAGCCCTGTGGTGTCTTATTGGTTTCGTAAGAAAGATCCAAATAATCGCCCAAACTTTAATCTTCGCATGATGCATGGTATTAATAAGATTTCTATGGTCATGTTTTTGTTGGGCTTAATCTTTATGATTGTTAAAAAGTTTCTGTAA
- the ispG gene encoding (E)-4-hydroxy-3-methylbut-2-enyl-diphosphate synthase: MTSQQNSIILNPSYCESLTEYKRRKTITVNIGDVPMGSDYPIRVQSMTTIDTMDTMGSVEQTIRMIESGCEYVRITAPSIKEAENLGNIRRELRLRGYTVPLVADIHFTPNAAELAARLVEKVRINPGNYADKKRFETIEYTDVTYQAELERIREKFIPLVKICKEYGTAMRIGTNHGSLSDRILSRYGDTPLGMVESALEFLRICEDMNYYNIVISMKASNTQVMVQAYRLLVQKLAQEGLKPYPLHLGVTEAGEAEDGRIKSAVGIGTLLEDGLGDTVRVSLTEAPELEAPVAQALIDRYTHRAETAKPIKPITIDPTEPLINPYQYFRRHSHEVVNFGGQNVPRVIADFSQVSDVQMDNLKSIGHFYLPLLDKWKMNDLGADYIYAGRQPIPFMIANGSRQILDATTWQTIEDKQNTYPLFNGLDYLQATEKHPELNFVTMTYKEWQPEFIQLLKTDTTVVLWIKTENAHAMAALRRLFFFLLEEKITCPVIIRRDYQENEENTLLYASTDAGGLLIDGLGDGILLGTEKTHLTSKEDLLKKLSFLNQTAFGILQAARTRMSKTEYISCPSCGRTLFDLQDVTAMIRKRTDHLKGIKIGIMGCIVNGPGEMADADYGYVGSGVGKITLYRGQNVVKKNVPSDKALDELIELIREDGRWNEVETIEA, from the coding sequence ATGACATCACAGCAAAATTCTATTATACTCAATCCTTCGTATTGCGAATCACTGACAGAATATAAACGTCGCAAAACTATTACTGTCAATATTGGAGATGTGCCAATGGGTAGCGATTATCCTATTCGTGTACAATCCATGACTACTATTGATACAATGGATACAATGGGTTCTGTTGAACAAACGATACGGATGATTGAATCCGGCTGTGAATATGTCCGGATTACTGCACCCAGCATTAAAGAAGCAGAAAATCTGGGTAACATACGACGTGAACTCCGGTTGCGCGGATACACAGTGCCTTTGGTTGCAGATATTCACTTTACACCCAATGCTGCGGAATTAGCCGCCCGGCTGGTAGAAAAAGTACGCATCAATCCAGGAAATTATGCAGATAAGAAAAGGTTTGAAACTATTGAGTATACAGATGTTACCTATCAGGCAGAACTGGAACGTATACGAGAGAAGTTTATTCCACTGGTGAAGATCTGTAAAGAATATGGAACAGCTATGCGGATTGGCACCAATCATGGATCATTATCTGACAGAATTTTGAGCAGATATGGAGATACACCTCTGGGTATGGTGGAATCAGCACTGGAGTTCTTACGTATCTGTGAAGATATGAATTACTATAATATCGTCATATCCATGAAAGCTTCCAATACGCAGGTTATGGTTCAAGCCTATCGATTGCTGGTACAGAAACTGGCACAAGAAGGACTTAAGCCATATCCATTGCACTTGGGTGTAACAGAAGCCGGTGAAGCTGAAGATGGACGTATTAAGTCTGCAGTGGGCATTGGTACCTTACTGGAAGATGGTTTGGGAGATACAGTTCGTGTTTCTCTTACGGAAGCTCCTGAATTGGAAGCCCCGGTAGCCCAGGCCCTTATTGACAGATATACACATAGAGCTGAAACTGCAAAACCGATCAAACCGATTACAATTGATCCTACAGAACCTCTTATCAACCCTTATCAATATTTCCGCAGGCATTCACACGAAGTAGTAAACTTTGGTGGACAAAATGTACCACGTGTCATCGCAGACTTTTCTCAGGTTTCAGATGTTCAGATGGATAATTTGAAATCAATTGGACACTTTTATCTTCCATTGCTCGATAAATGGAAAATGAATGATCTGGGAGCTGACTATATATATGCAGGCAGACAACCCATTCCATTTATGATTGCCAATGGTTCCCGTCAGATTTTAGATGCAACCACCTGGCAGACTATAGAAGATAAACAAAATACTTATCCTCTTTTTAATGGATTGGACTATCTTCAAGCTACAGAAAAACATCCGGAGCTTAACTTTGTGACGATGACGTACAAGGAGTGGCAGCCTGAGTTTATTCAATTGCTAAAAACAGATACAACTGTAGTTTTGTGGATTAAGACGGAGAATGCCCATGCAATGGCGGCCTTACGTCGACTCTTTTTCTTTTTACTGGAAGAAAAGATAACCTGTCCTGTAATAATTCGAAGAGACTATCAGGAAAATGAAGAAAACACGTTGTTGTATGCCTCTACAGATGCAGGTGGATTGTTGATTGATGGTTTAGGAGATGGTATTTTGCTGGGCACGGAGAAAACCCATCTGACTTCTAAGGAAGATCTCTTAAAGAAGCTTTCGTTTCTCAATCAGACTGCCTTCGGTATTTTACAGGCGGCTCGTACTCGAATGAGTAAAACAGAATATATTTCCTGTCCAAGTTGTGGCCGTACATTGTTTGACTTACAGGATGTAACTGCTATGATCCGAAAAAGAACGGATCATCTGAAAGGCATAAAAATTGGCATTATGGGTTGTATTGTCAATGGACCAGGGGAAATGGCTGATGCAGATTATGGATATGTGGGATCAGGAGTTGGAAAAATCACCTTATATAGAGGCCAAAACGTGGTGAAGAAGAATGTTCCGTCTGATAAAGCGTTGGATGAACTAATTGAACTTATACGTGAAGATGGACGATGGAACGAAGTAGAAACTATTGAAGCTTAG
- a CDS encoding ABC transporter ATP-binding protein — MIEVVDVSKTFGDKVVLDGINARFDDSNTSLIIGQSGHGKSVLLKCIVGLIQPDKGKVLYDGRDFISGDDDTKREIRREIGMLFQGNALFDSKDVEGNVMFPLDMLTSMSREEKLERVNFCLKRVGLENVNKRMPSEISGGMQKRVGIARAIVLNPKYLFCDEPNSGLDPLTAIKIDELIGEITDEYKITTIVVTHDMNSVMTIGEYILYIHRGRKLWQGNSQTITDTTSPELQEFIFANRLLRDANNQRAKTS; from the coding sequence ATGATTGAAGTTGTTGATGTATCCAAGACATTTGGGGATAAAGTTGTACTAGATGGTATTAATGCCCGGTTTGATGATAGTAATACGAGTCTGATTATCGGGCAAAGTGGTCATGGAAAATCTGTATTACTGAAATGTATTGTGGGACTTATTCAGCCAGATAAAGGGAAAGTGTTATATGATGGTCGGGATTTTATCAGTGGTGATGATGATACTAAACGGGAAATTCGAAGAGAGATAGGTATGTTATTTCAGGGAAATGCTTTGTTTGACTCAAAAGATGTGGAAGGCAATGTGATGTTTCCACTGGATATGCTTACCTCAATGTCCAGGGAAGAAAAGCTGGAGCGGGTCAATTTTTGTCTGAAGCGGGTAGGACTGGAAAATGTAAATAAACGCATGCCTTCGGAAATTAGTGGAGGTATGCAGAAACGTGTAGGTATTGCACGAGCCATTGTCTTAAATCCAAAATATTTATTTTGTGACGAACCCAATTCCGGGTTGGATCCTTTGACTGCCATTAAAATTGATGAACTGATAGGTGAGATAACGGATGAGTACAAGATAACGACCATTGTGGTAACACATGATATGAATTCAGTAATGACCATTGGGGAGTATATTTTGTATATACATCGGGGTCGAAAACTCTGGCAGGGAAACAGTCAGACTATTACAGATACTACGTCACCAGAATTGCAGGAATTTATTTTTGCCAACCGATTATTGCGAGATGCCAATAATCAAAGAGCAAAAACCTCCTGA
- a CDS encoding MmcQ/YjbR family DNA-binding protein, whose translation MNLEFFREYCLSKKGVTESLPFGEGTLVFKVMDKVFALTGFDSQPLSFNIKCDPEKAIELREQHSCVLPGYHMNKKHWNTIIADGSVKDQLLQEWIDHSYNLVVKALTKAKKEELAAVE comes from the coding sequence ATGAATCTTGAGTTTTTCCGTGAGTATTGTCTTTCTAAAAAAGGAGTGACCGAATCTTTACCTTTTGGTGAAGGTACTCTGGTGTTTAAAGTAATGGATAAGGTATTTGCTTTAACTGGATTTGATAGCCAACCTTTATCTTTTAATATCAAATGTGATCCTGAAAAGGCAATAGAATTACGGGAACAACATAGTTGTGTATTACCCGGATATCATATGAATAAAAAGCACTGGAATACAATTATAGCTGACGGATCAGTGAAAGACCAATTATTGCAGGAATGGATTGACCATTCCTATAACCTGGTTGTAAAAGCTCTGACTAAAGCAAAAAAGGAGGAACTCGCTGCTGTTGAATAA
- a CDS encoding SDR family oxidoreductase, which translates to MKTSNNTILITGGSAGIGFEIAKQFVSKSNKVIITGRDENRLKYAAEQLPGVIPIVSDISKEEDVEKLVSELQTEYPQLNMVINNAGKAYLHDLSENTQTFDYASAEILTNYLSIIRLNEKLLPILKKQPESAIVQVSSVVAFVPNHKLSTYSASKAALHSYSQSIRISLENTSVKVFELMPPLVNTDFSKEIGGENGISPQVVAADLIHALENNIYEIHVGQTAYIYDLSKSSPEDALLAMNRR; encoded by the coding sequence ATGAAAACATCAAACAATACAATCCTTATTACAGGCGGAAGTGCTGGTATTGGATTTGAAATCGCCAAACAATTTGTATCAAAGTCAAATAAAGTAATTATTACAGGTAGAGATGAAAACAGACTAAAATATGCAGCAGAACAATTACCTGGTGTTATTCCTATTGTAAGTGATATCAGCAAAGAAGAAGATGTAGAAAAACTTGTATCAGAACTACAGACAGAATACCCTCAATTGAATATGGTCATTAATAATGCAGGTAAAGCGTACTTACATGATCTCTCTGAAAATACTCAAACATTTGATTATGCCAGTGCAGAAATCCTTACTAACTATCTCTCTATCATACGACTGAATGAGAAATTATTGCCCATATTAAAAAAACAACCAGAGTCAGCTATTGTACAAGTCTCTTCTGTAGTAGCATTCGTCCCCAATCATAAATTAAGTACCTATTCAGCAAGTAAAGCCGCTTTACACTCATATTCTCAATCCATCCGGATTTCTCTTGAAAACACCTCTGTTAAGGTCTTTGAACTTATGCCACCTTTAGTCAATACAGATTTTTCTAAAGAGATAGGTGGAGAAAATGGTATCTCCCCTCAAGTTGTAGCTGCAGACCTTATTCATGCTCTGGAAAATAACATTTATGAGATTCATGTTGGCCAGACGGCATATATTTATGATTTGAGCAAATCCTCTCCCGAAGATGCCTTACTAGCAATGAATCGCAGATAA
- a CDS encoding ABC transporter permease has translation MYLLSQFGKYCLFIASMFRNREKFGVYVSRILDECMLIGIDSIFIVVIVSTFIGAVTALQTVYNLVSPLIPLTIVGVLVRDTTILELASTVICIVLCGKVGSNIAGGLGTMRITEQIDALEVMGINSASYLVLPKIIAALITFPMLVILASFLSIYGGYLSSTLSGLVTKSDYIYGIRSDFNPGNVRFSLIKSFVFAFLISSISAFQGYYTRGGALEVGQSSTKAVTNSCIAVLLADYLLAQLLL, from the coding sequence ATGTATCTTCTCTCACAGTTTGGTAAGTATTGTTTGTTTATTGCTTCCATGTTCAGGAACCGTGAAAAATTCGGTGTATATGTATCCCGGATCTTGGATGAATGTATGTTGATTGGAATTGATTCTATTTTTATTGTAGTCATAGTCTCTACTTTTATTGGGGCTGTAACCGCACTGCAAACGGTATACAATCTGGTAAGTCCATTAATTCCCCTTACTATTGTGGGGGTGCTTGTTCGGGATACTACTATTCTGGAGTTGGCTTCAACCGTTATATGTATTGTATTATGTGGAAAAGTAGGATCTAATATTGCAGGTGGTTTAGGTACCATGCGTATTACCGAGCAGATTGATGCTTTAGAGGTAATGGGAATTAATTCGGCCAGTTATCTGGTTTTACCAAAAATTATTGCTGCGCTGATTACATTCCCAATGTTGGTAATTCTGGCTTCTTTTCTTTCCATCTATGGAGGGTATCTATCCAGTACTTTATCAGGATTAGTAACTAAGTCAGACTATATTTATGGGATCCGATCTGATTTCAATCCAGGTAATGTGCGTTTTTCTCTAATTAAATCGTTTGTATTTGCCTTTCTAATTTCTTCTATTTCTGCTTTTCAGGGATATTATACCAGAGGTGGTGCATTGGAAGTTGGACAGTCCAGTACTAAGGCTGTGACTAATAGCTGTATTGCTGTTCTGTTGGCAGATTATCTGCTTGCTCAATTACTATTGTGA
- a CDS encoding SDR family oxidoreductase, which yields MNRLLIVTGGTKGIGKAIIWKFAANGFDIITCARTKKDLLSLQEEFESAFTQNKLFWQCADLSKKEQVLQFAEFINWLNRPIDVLVNNSGFFVPGQVYNEPEGALESQIDANLYSAYYLSRALLSSMIKRQDGHIFTMCSIASIIAYPNGGSYSISKFALYGMTKVLREELKDKGIRVTAILPGATLTASWEGTSLPADRFMKSEDVAEAIYSTHCLSKNTVVEDIVLRPQLGDIN from the coding sequence ATGAATAGGTTATTAATTGTAACAGGGGGCACAAAAGGTATCGGGAAAGCCATTATCTGGAAATTCGCAGCAAATGGTTTTGATATAATTACCTGTGCACGTACAAAAAAAGATTTGCTATCCTTACAAGAAGAATTTGAATCTGCTTTTACACAAAATAAATTATTCTGGCAATGTGCAGATTTGTCAAAAAAGGAACAAGTTTTACAATTTGCAGAATTTATTAACTGGCTAAACCGCCCTATAGATGTGCTGGTTAATAATAGCGGCTTTTTTGTACCGGGTCAGGTTTACAATGAACCAGAAGGAGCTCTGGAATCTCAGATAGATGCCAATCTCTACTCTGCTTATTACCTGAGCAGGGCCTTACTTTCTTCCATGATCAAACGACAGGATGGACATATTTTCACCATGTGTTCTATCGCCAGTATCATTGCTTATCCCAATGGAGGTTCCTATAGCATTAGTAAGTTTGCACTGTATGGCATGACTAAAGTATTACGTGAAGAGCTTAAAGACAAAGGGATACGGGTTACAGCAATACTACCAGGAGCTACTCTTACAGCCAGTTGGGAAGGAACTTCACTCCCAGCAGATCGATTTATGAAATCCGAAGATGTTGCAGAAGCAATATATAGTACTCATTGCCTGTCTAAAAACACGGTTGTGGAAGACATAGTACTTCGTCCTCAACTGGGAGATATTAATTAA
- a CDS encoding Hsp20/alpha crystallin family protein encodes MALVRFNQPSSVFPYRNLLNELLNDFNTSVGQDYRSNIPAVNVHESETEYTLEVAAPGQNKENFNINLDGRVLTISSEQKEEKKEENGKWTRKEFNYSSFKRSFTLPENVNAENIEAKYENGVLVVVVPKAEEVKPKSIAVK; translated from the coding sequence ATGGCACTCGTTAGATTCAACCAACCATCCAGTGTGTTTCCTTACAGAAACCTTTTAAACGAATTATTGAATGATTTCAATACTTCTGTAGGACAAGATTATCGCTCCAACATTCCAGCTGTGAACGTCCATGAAAGTGAAACAGAATATACATTGGAAGTGGCAGCACCTGGACAAAATAAAGAAAACTTCAACATTAATCTGGATGGTCGTGTATTGACAATTTCTTCAGAACAAAAAGAAGAGAAGAAAGAAGAAAACGGAAAATGGACACGTAAAGAATTCAACTATTCTTCTTTCAAAAGATCTTTCACTTTACCAGAAAATGTGAACGCAGAAAATATCGAAGCGAAATATGAAAATGGTGTTCTGGTAGTAGTTGTACCGAAAGCTGAAGAAGTAAAACCTAAATCTATTGCAGTTAAATAA
- a CDS encoding Do family serine endopeptidase has product MKKLLSAEYAKIFVAAILGSMLTLGGFACFNRGENKPVFIEKAADFYHNASVVSGNENPQGDFSAAAEAVVPAVVNIRSTVGSQVASRGEREDQEGMDPFEQFFGRRFRDFEMRPQGPQKASGSGVIISSDGYIVTNNHVVENADELEVFLSDKRSFKAKVIGTDPNTDLALIKIAANNLPKLAFANSDNVKIGSWAMAVGFPLQLESTVTAGIVSAKGRSIGILQGDAANRVPVESFIQTDAAINPGNSGGALVNLNGDLIGINTAIASPTGSYAGYGFAIPANLVSKVVEDILKYGSVQQAYLGVVLGQVDKEAIEKNGLKVQSGVFLDSLIAGGSAASSGLKENDVILKIDESSIGTIADIKEKIARHRPGDVINVLVNRKGSETAVKVTLKGLSNNAAIVKRERSEAVESLGVEFANLSAEDKKKAGVEFGVKVASIYTGKLREAGVRPGFIIMKVNNQPVKNVDELLKAINQSDDMVNLMGKYPNSSQKLIYGFEK; this is encoded by the coding sequence ATGAAAAAGTTGTTGAGTGCAGAATATGCAAAAATCTTTGTTGCTGCCATACTTGGCAGCATGTTAACATTGGGCGGTTTTGCCTGCTTTAATCGTGGAGAAAACAAACCTGTATTTATTGAGAAAGCAGCTGATTTCTATCATAATGCATCTGTTGTTTCTGGCAATGAAAATCCACAGGGAGACTTTTCGGCAGCAGCAGAAGCGGTTGTTCCTGCGGTTGTAAACATCCGTTCTACTGTTGGTAGTCAGGTAGCTTCTCGTGGAGAGAGAGAAGATCAGGAAGGTATGGATCCATTTGAACAATTCTTTGGCCGCCGTTTTCGTGATTTCGAAATGCGTCCACAAGGACCTCAAAAAGCATCTGGTTCTGGCGTAATTATCAGTTCAGACGGTTACATTGTAACAAACAACCACGTAGTTGAAAATGCAGATGAACTGGAGGTTTTCCTGAGTGACAAACGTTCCTTCAAAGCGAAAGTAATTGGTACAGATCCTAATACAGATCTTGCTCTTATCAAAATCGCTGCAAATAACCTTCCTAAATTAGCCTTTGCCAACTCTGACAATGTTAAGATCGGTTCATGGGCAATGGCAGTTGGATTCCCATTGCAACTGGAATCTACTGTAACAGCAGGTATTGTGAGTGCGAAAGGTCGTAGCATTGGTATCTTACAAGGAGATGCAGCAAACCGTGTTCCTGTAGAATCTTTTATTCAGACAGACGCAGCCATTAACCCTGGTAACAGTGGTGGAGCTCTGGTTAATTTGAACGGAGACCTTATTGGTATCAACACAGCTATTGCTTCTCCTACAGGTAGCTATGCTGGTTATGGATTTGCAATCCCAGCTAATCTGGTAAGTAAAGTAGTAGAGGATATTCTGAAATATGGCTCTGTACAACAAGCTTACCTGGGAGTAGTACTGGGTCAGGTAGACAAAGAGGCTATTGAGAAAAATGGTCTGAAAGTCCAATCTGGTGTGTTCTTGGATAGCTTGATTGCAGGTGGCTCTGCAGCTTCATCTGGTCTGAAAGAAAACGATGTAATTCTTAAAATTGATGAGAGTTCAATCGGAACCATTGCTGACATTAAAGAAAAGATTGCTCGTCATCGTCCAGGAGATGTTATCAATGTTTTGGTTAACCGCAAAGGTAGTGAAACCGCTGTAAAGGTTACATTGAAAGGTCTGTCCAACAATGCAGCTATCGTGAAAAGAGAGCGTAGCGAAGCTGTGGAATCTCTGGGAGTTGAATTTGCCAATTTATCAGCAGAGGATAAGAAGAAGGCAGGAGTTGAATTTGGTGTAAAAGTTGCTTCTATTTATACTGGTAAACTTCGTGAAGCAGGTGTTCGCCCAGGTTTTATTATTATGAAAGTTAATAATCAACCTGTTAAAAATGTAGATGAACTATTGAAAGCGATTAACCAGTCAGATGATATGGTCAATCTAATGGGAAAATATCCTAATAGTTCACAGAAGCTTATTTATGGATTTGAAAAATAA